From the genome of Hymenobacter sp. PAMC 26628, one region includes:
- a CDS encoding DUF6687 family protein has product MNRYFVPFAAVRQQPTIVVDSVGLGAALTLAHWRGAATPEALRDDTSAGSALRALHHPETPGLAAQAVTANHFDVDGFVGVWALLHPALALRHEALLRLVATLGDFRELDWAHPLADSALQLVCWLNAEEKARFYEPFGAPARKRREDEASAEKFAWFLPRFAEILESPDAGRAAWGPEYARVKAAMATDQGHDNQRVGYADVGLAVVRTPGPLPYYALFGPTAGFDWVLSLYDGQRYELECKYTTWIDLESRPTLPRLALGPLAARLNALETSGRTWAADGPTDTGPLLRLAGPRKLSKAQRYADPDGRPIYASSLAPAALEREVLAFLRAGYTGVQPKKYWTWAEVKAVGA; this is encoded by the coding sequence ATGAACCGGTATTTCGTGCCCTTCGCCGCCGTGCGGCAGCAACCCACCATTGTGGTCGACAGCGTGGGCCTGGGCGCGGCCCTCACCCTGGCGCACTGGCGCGGCGCGGCCACCCCGGAGGCCCTGCGCGACGATACCAGTGCCGGCTCGGCCCTGCGCGCCCTGCACCACCCCGAAACGCCCGGCCTGGCGGCCCAAGCCGTGACGGCCAACCACTTCGACGTCGACGGCTTCGTGGGCGTGTGGGCCCTGCTGCACCCCGCGCTGGCCTTGCGCCACGAAGCTCTGCTGCGCTTGGTGGCCACGCTGGGCGATTTCCGGGAGCTGGACTGGGCCCACCCGCTGGCCGATTCGGCGTTGCAGCTGGTGTGTTGGCTGAACGCCGAGGAAAAAGCGCGCTTCTACGAGCCCTTCGGGGCCCCCGCCCGGAAGCGGCGCGAAGACGAGGCTTCGGCCGAGAAGTTCGCCTGGTTTTTGCCGCGCTTCGCCGAAATCCTGGAAAGTCCCGACGCCGGCCGCGCCGCCTGGGGCCCCGAGTACGCCCGCGTTAAAGCAGCAATGGCCACGGACCAGGGCCATGACAATCAGCGTGTTGGATATGCCGACGTGGGCCTGGCCGTCGTCCGCACGCCCGGGCCGCTGCCGTACTACGCGCTGTTCGGGCCCACGGCGGGGTTCGATTGGGTGCTGAGCCTTTACGACGGCCAGCGCTACGAGCTGGAGTGCAAGTACACCACTTGGATTGACCTCGAAAGCCGTCCCACGCTGCCGCGCCTAGCGCTGGGGCCCCTAGCGGCCCGCCTCAACGCGCTGGAAACCAGCGGTCGCACCTGGGCCGCCGACGGGCCTACCGATACCGGCCCCCTGCTGCGTCTGGCGGGCCCCCGCAAGCTCAGCAAAGCCCAGCGCTACGCCGATCCCGACGGCCGCCCGATCTACGCCTCGTCGCTCGCCCCAGCGGCGCTGGA
- a CDS encoding restriction endonuclease produces the protein MPRRRASLPASWPPAPGPSALCCGLCEREVQATSRHHLVPREEGGRYGPTVDLCQPCHSSVHRFLSNRALAREYATVEALRAAEELQTYLRWVKKQRVERITNRRGRA, from the coding sequence ATGCCCCGCCGCCGCGCTTCGTTGCCCGCTTCCTGGCCCCCGGCCCCGGGGCCCTCCGCTTTGTGCTGTGGCCTGTGCGAGCGGGAGGTGCAGGCCACCTCGCGCCACCACCTGGTGCCCCGCGAGGAAGGCGGCCGCTACGGCCCCACCGTCGATTTGTGCCAGCCTTGCCACAGCAGCGTGCACCGCTTTCTTAGTAACCGGGCCCTGGCCCGCGAATACGCCACGGTGGAGGCCCTACGTGCCGCCGAGGAGCTCCAAACCTACCTGCGCTGGGTAAAAAAGCAACGCGTCGAGCGCATCACCAACCGCCGGGGGCGGGCGTAG
- the trxA gene encoding thioredoxin, with the protein MPRKSFAELIDSPGMPVLVDFFADWCGPCKTMAPILQQFAAQHQGKLRVIKIDVDKNPAVAQQYRVQSIPTLILFRQGQPVWRQAGAVPATELARAVGPFVAQ; encoded by the coding sequence ATGCCCCGCAAGTCCTTCGCCGAACTAATCGACAGCCCCGGAATGCCCGTGCTGGTTGACTTTTTTGCCGACTGGTGCGGCCCGTGCAAAACGATGGCTCCCATCCTCCAGCAGTTTGCCGCCCAGCACCAGGGCAAGCTGCGCGTCATCAAAATCGACGTGGACAAGAACCCCGCCGTGGCCCAGCAGTACCGCGTGCAGAGCATCCCGACGCTGATTTTGTTCCGCCAGGGGCAGCCGGTGTGGCGGCAGGCCGGGGCCGTGCCCGCCACCGAGCTGGCCCGCGCCGTGGGGCCCTTCGTGGCGCAATAG